Proteins co-encoded in one Malus domestica chromosome 09, GDT2T_hap1 genomic window:
- the LOC103444228 gene encoding 15.7 kDa heat shock protein, peroxisomal-like — protein MSNTSTNPINIINVELLVASKLFTANTKKEDRRKETKTMAADSIFGYPFRRLLWSPPVFREWSGSTALMDWLESPNAHIFKINVPGFRKEDIKVQIEEGNILQIKGEGGKEREEAHAAKDTVWHVAERGTGKGDFSREIELPENVKVDQIKAQVENGVLTIVVPKDSTPKPSRVRNINITSKL, from the exons ATGTCCAATACCAGTACTAACCCCATCAATATCATCAACGTCGAGCTTTTAGTTGCTTCAAAATTGTTCACAGCAAACACAAAAAAGGAAGACCggagaaaagaaacaaaaacaatggcAGCTGATAGCATATTTGGGTACCCGTTCAGGCGCCTACTCTGGAGCCCTCCGGTTTTCCGTGAATGGTCAGGATCAACGGCCCTCATGGACTGGCTTGAATCCCCTAATGCCCACATATTCAAGATCAATGTTCcag GTTTTAGAAAAGAGGACATAAAAGTGCAGATAGAAGAAGGGAACATTTTGCAGATAAAAGGGGAAGgcgggaaagaaagagaggaggcTCATGCAGCAAAAGACACTGTTTGGCACGTCGCGGAGAGGGGGACGGGAAAAGGAGACTTTTCTCGGGAAATCGAGTTGCCGGAAAATGTGAAGGTGGATCAGATAAAAGCTCAGGTTGAGAATGGTGTTCTCACTATTGTTGTCCCAAAAGATTCGACCCCCAAACCATCCAGAGTGCGAAACATCAATATCACTAGCAAGCTCTAA
- the LOC103411766 gene encoding probable inactive receptor kinase At1g48480 encodes MFQKKSGILKAISGIPVLLIQRNHLSVLSSCQPSPSLLQFSLVFSHFVSLSHQPNTVTTEPNSNSNKKLDKTHFVKRLEQQNPPLFFSIGVEKMKPPKMIVLLLCCLGVFMAANSDLASDRDALLALRTAVGGRTMGWNVTETNPCSWLGVKCESDRVTELRLPGWALVGQLPLGLGNLTQLLTLSLRVNALSGPLPNDLVNLVNLKNLYLQGNSFSGPIPKFLFKLKSLMRLNLEKNKFSGEISSAFNNLTSLVSLHLEVNQLTGSIPELGLPSLGQFNVSFNQLNGSVPSKLSGWPENAFEGNLLCGKPLKACNGTENAGKKNKLAGGAIAGIVIGSIIGFLVIVAIVIYLCRRKKNGEKGTNFAVPGKPQEAETSRGKVVLDRSSSTDYSSASKGSVKSGGGNKSLVFFGHVVKVFDLEDLLRASAEVLGKGTFGTTYKATLEMGVSVAVKRLKEVAVSEKEFREKIEEIGRMDHSNLVPLRAYYYSRDEKLFVYDYMPMGSLSALLHGTRGSGRTPLNWETRSGIAVGAARAITYIHSHGPTTSHGNIKSSNILLTRSYEACVSDFCLAHLASPTSTPNRISGYRAPELTDTSKVTQKADVYSFGVLLLEILTGKPPTQTIMNEEGVDLPRWVHSVVREEWTAEVFDFELLRYQNVEEEMVQLLQIALECTVQYPDSRPSMGEVTSRIEDLYSSSLKHE; translated from the exons ATGTTTCAAAAAAAGTCTGGCATTTTAAAAGCCATTTCTGGAATTCCGGTGCTTTTAATACAACGCAACCACCTCAGCGTCCTCTCAAGCTGTCAACCTTCCCCCTCCCTCCTTCAATTTTCTCTCGTTTTCTCTCACTTTGTGTCACTTTCTCACCAGCCAAACACAGTCACCACAGAACCAAATtcgaattcaaataaaaaactgGATAAAACCCATTTCGTAAAGCGCCTCGAACAACAAAACCCACCTCTGTTTTTCTCCATTGGAGTTGAAAAAATGAAGCCCCCGAAGATGATTGTGTTACTGTTATGTTGCCTTGGTGTTTTCATGGCTGCGAATTCTGATCTGGCTTCCGACAGAGATGCCTTGCTGGCGCTCAGAACCGCCGTGGGAGGCCGTACAATGGGCTGGAACGTGACGGAGACCAACCCCTGTTCGTGGCTCGGCGTCAAATGCGAGTCGGACCGGGTCACCGAGTTGCGGCTTCCTGGTTGGGCATTAGTTGGGCAGCTTCCTTTGGGTCTCGGAAACTTAACCCAGCTTTTGACCCTCTCTCTGCGCGTAAACGCGCTCTCCGGTCCACTACCGAACGACCTTGTCAACCTAGTCAACCTCAAGAATCTCTACTTGCAAGGTAACTCGTTTTCCGGTCCAATTCCTAAGTTtttgttcaaattgaaaagccTTATGAGATTGAACCTTGAGAAAAATAAATTCTCCGGCGAAATCTCGTCGGCGTTTAATAATTTGACGAGTTTGGTAAGTCTGCATTTGGAGGTGAATCAGCTTACTGGGTCAATTCCTGAGCTGGGTTTGCCATCTCTTGGACAATTCAACGTTTCCTTTAACCAGTTGAACGGGTCGGTTCCTTCGAAGCTTTCGGGTTGGCCTGAAAACGCGTTCGAGGGGAATTTGCTTTGTGGGAAGCCGTTGAAGGCCTGCAATGGGACTGAGAATGCTGGGAAGAAGAATAAGTTGGCTGGTGGGGCAATTGCAGGGATTGTGATTGGTAGTATTATTGGGTTCTTGGTGATAGTTGCCATTGTGATATATTTGTGccgaagaaagaaaaatggggaAAAAGGTACAAACTTTGCTGTGCCGGGGAAGCCTCAGGAGGCTGAAACCTCCCGTGGAAAGGTGGTGCTGGATAGGAGTTCGAGTACTGATTATTCATCTGCATCAAAAGGGAGTGTGAAGAGTGGTGGTGGGAATAAGAGTTTAGTGTTCTTCGGGCATGTGGTGAAGGTGTTTGATTTGGAGGATTTATTGAGGGCATCCGCTGAGGTACTTGGAAAGGGGACATTTGGAACTACGTACAAGGCAACTTTGGAAATGGGGGTGTCAGTGGCAGTGAAGAGGTTGAAGGAAGTGGCTGTATCAGAGAAGGAATTCAGGGAGAAGATTGAAGAGATTGGGAGAATGGATCATTCAAATTTGGTCCCACTCAGGGCTTACTACTACAGCAGGGATGAGAAGCTTTTTGTGTATGATTACATGCCTATGGGAAGCTTATCTGCTCTTTTGCACG GAACCAGAGGTTCCGGAAGGACTCCATTGAATTGGGAAACAAGGTCTGGTATTGCTGTAGGAGCTGCTCGTGCAATTACATACATACATTCTCATGGTCCCACTACCTCCCATGGAAACATTAAATCTTCAAACATCCTTCTCACTAGATCCTATGAAGCCTGTGTTTCTGATTTTTGCCTTGCTCATCTTGCAAGCCCAACATCTACTCCGAACCGCATTTCTGGTTATCGTGCCCCAGAACTCACAGATACTAGCAAAGTAACCCAAAAGGCAGATGTTTATAGTTTTGGCGTATTGCTTTTGGAGATACTTACAGGAAAGCCTCCAACCCAAACTATCATGAACGAGGAAGGAGTAGACCTTCCAAGATGGGTTCACTCAGTGGTTCGAGAGGAGTGGACTGCTGAGGTGTTTGACTTCGAGCTTCTCAGGTACCAGAATGTTGAGGAGGAGATGGTTCAGCTTTTACAGATTGCACTCGAATGTACAGTTCAGTATCCTGATAGCCGCCCTTCAATGGGTGAGGTGACTAGCCGAATCGAGGACCTTTACAGTTCTAGTTTAAAGCACGAATAA
- the LOC139187914 gene encoding U-box domain-containing protein 12-like has translation MVKICVEDLQSSSHAMKQSAAAKLRLLAKNRADNRVLIGESGAIPALISLLRCSNPWTQEHAITMLFNLSLHESNKAIITNDEAIKSLVYVLKTGTETSKHRSSTTLVNIERDCLRKIHASSTTYLNPSSFLGGDFAVEARSE, from the exons ATGGTCAAGATCTGCGTCGAAGACCTCCAATCGTCGTCGCATGCCATGAAGCAATCTGCTGCGGCCAAGCTTAGGCTTTTAGCGAAGAACCGAGCTGACAATCGCGTCTTGATTGGCGAGTCCGGAGCCATCCCTGCTCTAATTTCTCTGTTGCGGTGCAGCAATCCGTGGACGCAGGAGCACGCCATCACAATGCTGTTTAACCTCTCACTGCACGAATCGAACAAGGCAATAATCACCAATGACGAAGCTATAAAGTCGTTAGTGTACGTCCTCAAGACCGGGACGGAGACCTCGAAGCACAGAAGCAGCACCACATTGGTAAACATAGAAAGAGATTGTTTGAGAAAGATTCATG CGTCTTCAACTACCTACCTGAACCCTTCCTCATTTCTTGGTGGAGATTTTGCGGTGGAAGCACGTTCAGAGTAG
- the LOC114827056 gene encoding plasmodesmata-located protein 7-like, with protein MAITTILSLFTFIVSLSCLYIPSCSSSTDDFVFVGCTQEKYVPNSPYESNLNSLLTSLVNSATYSSYNNYTIMGSSTQDVVYGLYQCRGDLAMPDCATCVARAVSEVGHFCPYTSGGALQLQGCYIKYDNTTFLGVEDKTVVLKKCGPSIGYDADGMSRRDSVLAALVGSSGPYRVGGSGKVQGLAQCVGDLSLAECQDCISEAVGQVKSECGGAVYGDMFLTKCYARYSSTGGSDVYTKVHHHDKSTNDGEKTFAVIIGLLAGVALLIVFLTFMRRIFGNNGK; from the exons atggcaATTACAACTATTCTCTCGCTCTTCACATTCATTGTTTCTCTGTCATGTCTCTACATTCCATCATGTTCTTCCTCCACAGACGACTTCGTCTTCGTCGGCTGCACGCAGGAAAAGTACGTACCCAACTCGCCCTACGAGTCCAATCTCAACTCACTCCTCACCTCCCTGGTCAACTCTGCCACCTATTCCTCCTACAACAACTACACCATCATGGGCTCAAGCACACAAGACGTAGTTTACGGGCTCTACCAATGCCGCGGCGACCTCGCCATGCCCGACTGTGCCACCTGCGTCGCGCGTGCAGTGAGCGAAGTTGGACACTTCTGCCCCTACACTTCCGGTGGCGCTCTTCAGCTACAAGGATGCTACATCAAGTATGACAACACTACCTTTTTGGGTGTGGAGGATAAGACTGTGGTGCTGAAGAAATGTGGGCCGTCGATTGGGTATGATGCTGATGGAATGAGCCGTAGAGATTCTGTGTTGGCTGCCTTGGTGGGGTCTAGCGGACCATACCGGGTGGGTGGTTCAGGGAAGGTACAAGGTTTGGCTCAATGCGTCGGCGATTTAAGCTTGGCGGAGTGTCAGGATTGCATATCGGAGGCAGTCGGACAGGTGAAAAGTGAATGTGGTGGCGCAGTTTATGGTGATATGTTCTTGACCAAGTGCTACGCTAGGTACTCATCAACTGGTGGATCTGATGTTTACACCAAGGTCCATCATCATG ATAAATCCACCAATGATGGTGAGAAGACATTTGCTGTGATAATTGGATTAttggctggagttgctctacTCATTGTTTTTCTTACTTTCATGAGAAGGATTTTTGGGAACAATG GTAAATAA